The Heyndrickxia vini genome contains a region encoding:
- a CDS encoding EamA family transporter: MVYLVFNRSFSLFKGSIQTDLLLIGAGAATAIPLLFFAKGAQRIPLYLLGFLQYIAPSFMLILGVFVYKEHFSMVHMIAFICIWVAAIIISVGHSKWFISMTNRLKKNNSFSA, from the coding sequence ATGGTTTATTTAGTTTTTAATAGAAGCTTTTCCTTGTTCAAGGGATCCATACAAACGGATCTATTATTAATAGGCGCCGGGGCTGCAACTGCTATTCCACTTCTCTTTTTTGCTAAAGGGGCACAAAGAATCCCCTTATATTTACTTGGATTCTTACAATATATTGCCCCTTCATTTATGCTGATACTCGGCGTATTTGTTTACAAAGAGCATTTTAGTATGGTCCATATGATTGCGTTTATCTGTATATGGGTTGCAGCTATTATCATTTCAGTCGGTCATTCAAAATGGTTTATTAGTATGACAAATCGGTTAAAAAAGAATAACAGTTTTAGTGCATGA
- the mbcS gene encoding acyl-CoA synthetase MbcS, whose protein sequence is MKREDLLAPKEYNIVEEVEKYAANQDKVAIKWENDLGETKKITYKELIKRVNQIGNVFLESGLQKGDTILIIVPRLIEAYEVYLAALKTGMVVIPSSEMLKTKDLQYRIQHGDVKGIVSYYPYINQFEEVVESHPLKRFVIGKEISNWLYLNDLADKASDSLEITRTSKDDMAFLSYTSGTTGNPKGVVHTHGWGYAHLRTAAPHWLCINENDTVWATAGPGWQKWIWSPFLSVLGSGATGFVYNGKFDPKTYLSLLDKHEVNVLCCTPTEYRLMAKVDNLSDYRLKHIHSAVSAGEPLNREVIETFQKYFNIIVRDGYGQTENTLLVGITKDMELKPGSMGKPTPGNRVEVINEHGLPCQVGEVGDIAVHIETPALFKNYYKDPERTAMQFRGDYYVTGDKAKMDEEGYLWFEGRGDDIIISSGYTIGPFEVEDALVKHPDVKECAVVASPDEVRGNIVKAFVVLQDGVDPKKPDLIKSLQNHVKDLTAPYKYPREIEFIQELPKTTSGKIRRIELRQQELEKIK, encoded by the coding sequence ATGAAGCGTGAAGATCTATTAGCACCTAAAGAATACAATATTGTAGAAGAAGTAGAAAAATATGCAGCCAATCAAGACAAGGTAGCAATTAAATGGGAAAATGATTTAGGAGAAACGAAAAAAATTACATATAAAGAATTAATTAAGAGAGTTAATCAAATTGGGAACGTTTTCTTAGAAAGCGGACTTCAAAAAGGGGATACGATACTTATTATCGTTCCAAGATTAATCGAAGCATATGAAGTATATCTTGCAGCACTTAAGACTGGCATGGTTGTCATACCTAGTTCCGAAATGTTAAAAACAAAAGATTTACAATATAGAATACAGCATGGGGATGTAAAAGGGATTGTTTCTTATTATCCTTACATTAATCAATTTGAAGAAGTAGTTGAATCTCATCCATTAAAACGATTTGTAATAGGAAAAGAGATCAGTAATTGGTTATATTTAAATGATTTAGCAGATAAAGCAAGTGACTCTCTTGAAATTACTCGGACTTCTAAAGATGATATGGCTTTTCTATCTTATACTTCTGGAACAACTGGTAATCCAAAAGGTGTCGTCCATACTCATGGATGGGGCTATGCCCATTTACGTACAGCAGCCCCACACTGGCTTTGTATTAATGAAAATGACACGGTTTGGGCCACTGCAGGTCCAGGGTGGCAAAAGTGGATTTGGAGTCCTTTCTTATCTGTTCTTGGATCGGGAGCAACTGGCTTTGTTTATAATGGGAAATTTGATCCGAAGACATACTTAAGCTTACTTGATAAACATGAAGTGAATGTATTGTGCTGTACACCTACAGAATATAGATTAATGGCAAAAGTGGATAATCTATCTGACTACCGATTAAAACATATTCATAGTGCAGTATCTGCCGGTGAACCATTAAATCGGGAAGTCATTGAGACATTCCAAAAATATTTTAATATTATAGTTCGTGATGGTTATGGTCAAACGGAAAATACATTATTAGTTGGAATTACAAAAGATATGGAATTGAAACCTGGCTCAATGGGCAAACCGACCCCAGGTAATAGGGTAGAAGTAATTAATGAACATGGATTACCTTGTCAAGTAGGAGAAGTGGGAGATATTGCCGTTCACATCGAAACACCCGCTTTATTCAAAAATTATTATAAAGATCCGGAAAGAACCGCGATGCAATTTCGAGGTGATTATTATGTAACAGGTGACAAGGCAAAAATGGATGAAGAAGGGTATTTGTGGTTTGAAGGACGTGGGGATGATATTATTATCAGTTCCGGATATACCATTGGACCTTTTGAAGTGGAAGATGCACTTGTTAAACATCCGGATGTAAAGGAATGTGCAGTTGTTGCTAGCCCAGATGAAGTTCGGGGGAATATTGTAAAAGCTTTTGTCGTTTTACAGGATGGAGTAGACCCTAAGAAGCCTGACTTAATCAAGTCCTTGCAGAATCATGTAAAAGATTTAACAGCACCATACAAATATCCTCGTGAAATCGAATTTATTCAGGAATTACCGAAGACAACATCGGGAAAAATTCGTCGAATTGAACTTCGGCAACAGGAATTGGAAAAAATTAAATAG
- the rarD gene encoding EamA family transporter RarD: MKHEEKTGIIFAVFSYIVWGILPMYWKWLNHISAEEILANRIFWSFVFMLFLLLITKKWGVFIQILMTLKENRKILIALVLASILITVNWFIYIWAVNTNHIVETSLGYYINPLVSILLGVFILKEKLNRVQIISFCIAALGVLILTVSYGKFPWISFSLAISFGLYGLVKKVIKVDSSIGLTLETMTIAPL, translated from the coding sequence ATGAAACATGAAGAGAAAACGGGAATTATTTTTGCTGTCTTTTCGTATATCGTTTGGGGAATACTTCCTATGTACTGGAAATGGTTGAATCATATTTCGGCAGAGGAAATTTTGGCGAACCGAATTTTTTGGTCTTTCGTATTTATGCTCTTTCTTCTTTTAATAACAAAAAAGTGGGGAGTATTCATTCAAATATTGATGACTTTAAAAGAAAACAGAAAGATTCTTATCGCACTTGTCTTAGCCTCTATATTAATTACGGTAAACTGGTTCATTTACATATGGGCAGTCAATACTAACCATATTGTTGAAACGAGTCTTGGATACTACATCAATCCATTAGTGAGCATATTATTGGGCGTATTTATTTTAAAAGAAAAGCTGAATAGAGTACAAATAATTTCTTTTTGTATTGCCGCATTAGGTGTATTAATTCTAACGGTCTCCTATGGGAAATTTCCTTGGATATCCTTTAGCTTAGCAATTTCCTTTGGTCTTTATGGCTTAGTAAAGAAAGTAATTAAAGTTGATTCATCCATAGGATTAACCCTAGAAACAATGACAATAGCCCCGTTATGA
- the thiI gene encoding tRNA uracil 4-sulfurtransferase ThiI, with amino-acid sequence MKYDRILIRYGELSTKGKNRNHFITHLKRNIRGVLKEFKDISIQGGHDRMFILLNGEDSEPIMEELSKVFGIQSFSLAVKTEKQIEEMKEVGLTLVKQLYHEGATFKVSTRRGDKSFELDTNDINQAIGAYILTNLEGIKVNVKNPDINLIVDVRSDGVYMSSEIIRGAGGLPVGSSGKAMLMLSGGIDSPVAGYLTMKRGVKVEAVHFHSPPFTSERAKQKAIDLAQKMAGYNGFVKMHVVPFTKIQEIIHKQIPEGYSMTATRRMMLRITDEIRRMNNGLAIVTGESLGQVASQTLESMIAINDVTATPILRPLISMDKLEIIDIAKQIDTFEISNLPYEDCCTIFTPPAPKTRPKLDKMQYFESKVDFESLIQEAVQNVETIIVSSENKSREDAFSDLL; translated from the coding sequence ATGAAATATGATCGTATATTAATTAGATATGGAGAATTGTCAACAAAAGGGAAAAATAGAAATCATTTTATCACCCATTTGAAAAGAAATATCCGCGGGGTTCTTAAAGAATTTAAAGATATTAGCATACAAGGCGGACATGATCGGATGTTTATTTTGCTAAACGGTGAAGATAGTGAACCGATTATGGAAGAATTGTCAAAAGTATTCGGTATTCAATCATTCAGTTTAGCAGTGAAAACGGAAAAACAAATTGAAGAAATGAAGGAAGTTGGTTTAACCCTTGTTAAACAACTTTACCATGAGGGTGCTACATTTAAGGTTTCTACAAGACGTGGTGATAAATCATTTGAATTGGATACAAATGATATAAACCAAGCGATTGGAGCATATATTCTTACCAATCTCGAAGGAATCAAGGTTAATGTGAAAAATCCGGATATAAACCTTATCGTTGATGTCAGAAGTGATGGCGTTTATATGTCGAGTGAAATTATCCGTGGTGCAGGTGGCTTACCGGTAGGTTCCTCAGGGAAAGCGATGCTTATGCTTTCAGGAGGAATTGATAGTCCCGTGGCAGGATATTTAACGATGAAAAGAGGAGTGAAAGTGGAAGCTGTTCATTTCCACAGCCCTCCATTTACGAGTGAACGTGCGAAGCAAAAAGCGATTGATCTTGCACAAAAAATGGCAGGATATAATGGCTTTGTTAAAATGCATGTTGTTCCATTTACAAAAATACAAGAAATCATTCATAAGCAAATTCCTGAAGGCTATTCTATGACAGCAACGAGAAGAATGATGCTTCGAATTACTGACGAAATTAGACGTATGAATAATGGCTTAGCTATTGTTACGGGGGAAAGCCTTGGTCAGGTTGCGAGTCAAACATTAGAAAGTATGATTGCAATTAACGACGTGACTGCTACTCCAATTCTACGTCCATTAATTTCAATGGATAAGCTGGAAATTATTGATATAGCTAAACAAATTGATACATTTGAAATATCTAATTTGCCATACGAGGATTGTTGTACAATCTTTACACCTCCAGCACCAAAAACTCGGCCAAAATTAGATAAAATGCAGTACTTTGAAAGTAAAGTGGATTTTGAATCGCTAATTCAAGAGGCAGTCCAAAATGTAGAAACAATCATTGTTTCTTCCGAAAATAAGAGCCGTGAAGATGCCTTTTCTGATTTACTATAA
- a CDS encoding NAD kinase, whose translation MAERKNIYFYYNNQQEIEQKLTPLIDSAKKYDFTLVDHAEDANIIISVGSDGTFLQAVRKSGFRQDCLYLGVSTKDRLGMYCDFHIDDVAEMIDAMKLDKIEVRKYPVIQVNINQQGSFYCLNEFSIRSGIIKTFVMDVFIDDLPFETFRGDGMLIATPTGSTAYNKSVNGAIVDPLLPCLQVSELASLNNNQYRTLGSSFILSGKRKLSLKVVQTGNAYPTMGMDNEALSIRHVEKIDIQLSDKLIKTVKLKDNSFWEKVKRIFL comes from the coding sequence ATGGCTGAAAGAAAGAATATTTACTTTTATTACAATAATCAACAAGAAATCGAACAAAAATTAACCCCTTTAATAGATTCAGCAAAAAAGTATGATTTTACCCTTGTGGATCATGCGGAAGATGCAAACATTATTATTAGTGTCGGAAGTGATGGCACCTTTTTGCAGGCAGTTAGAAAGTCAGGATTTAGGCAAGATTGTCTTTATCTAGGCGTGTCTACGAAAGATCGCCTAGGAATGTATTGTGATTTTCATATTGATGATGTGGCCGAAATGATTGATGCGATGAAATTGGACAAAATAGAAGTAAGAAAATATCCTGTTATTCAAGTAAATATAAATCAACAAGGTTCATTTTATTGTCTCAATGAATTTAGCATTCGCTCCGGGATTATTAAAACATTTGTTATGGATGTATTCATAGATGACCTTCCATTCGAAACATTTAGAGGAGATGGGATGCTAATTGCTACACCAACTGGAAGCACCGCTTATAATAAATCAGTAAACGGAGCAATAGTAGATCCATTGTTGCCATGTCTTCAAGTGAGTGAGCTTGCATCGCTAAACAATAATCAATACAGAACATTAGGTTCCTCTTTTATCCTTAGCGGCAAAAGAAAATTGTCCTTGAAAGTTGTACAAACAGGCAATGCTTATCCGACAATGGGCATGGACAATGAAGCACTAAGTATTCGCCACGTTGAAAAAATCGACATCCAACTAAGTGATAAATTAATCAAAACGGTAAAATTAAAAGACAACTCATTTTGGGAGAAAGTTAAAAGGATCTTTTTGTAA
- a CDS encoding alpha/beta-type small acid-soluble spore protein, with protein MPNNNQLVAPGAEQALDQMKYEIAQEFGVNLGADTTSRANGSVGGEITKRLVSMAEQQLGGFQH; from the coding sequence ATGCCGAACAATAATCAATTAGTAGCACCTGGTGCAGAACAAGCACTTGATCAAATGAAATACGAAATTGCTCAAGAATTTGGTGTAAATCTTGGAGCAGACACAACTTCACGCGCTAACGGTTCTGTTGGTGGTGAAATTACAAAACGCCTAGTATCTATGGCTGAACAACAACTTGGTGGTTTCCAACATTAA